The Novipirellula caenicola genome includes a region encoding these proteins:
- a CDS encoding amino acid permease, whose product MTSHSRHIGLVGATGIGVGAIVGGGILALAGTAFATTGPAAMLAFALNGVIALLTALSLAEMASKFPESGGTYTFAKKALSVEAAFAVGWVVWFASIVASVLYAIGFAHFAIIMASDLWQAYRGDAAADWLHAGWFKTAAAIATTVFLAFGLTRKSSGGGHWVNVAKVAVFALLILSGLVVVVRQGTIQTTTSLTPFFTAGFGGLIQAMGYTFIALQGFDLIAAVGGEVRQPAKTIPRAMVLSLLIALAIYLPLLFVITTAGTPPGQTISELARENPEGIVATAAESYLGPTGYWFVIVAAVLSMYSALQANLFAASRIARAMASDRALPPIMSVISVHRGTPVMAIVVTASLVSVITLVLPDVGAAGAASSLIFLVTFAISHLLTFLIRRRSRRHPPPFRTLWFPMIPVVGGFACMGLAVFQGIVVPAAGLITVGWLAIGGLLFLGLFAQRARVMDITSIAIDPELSTLRGRSPLVLVPIANPNNAEAMISLADALVPAEIGRVLTQTIVVPPADWDSATDHAPILRSQEVMHELLRASNESGIRVEALTTIAAEPMAEINRVARLHRCDSVLLGLSKISEDGQTAQLESLLGQLDANVVILRSRENWHFKDARRVLVPIAGRGGHEHLLAMLLGSMKRSAPRDITFLRVMPTDTANDAIRRANRDLRHLARDLCSQSSVKIQQSNQPLETIAKQADEADVLILGVQRVGRREKLFGSFICELANRTDCPIILISSRG is encoded by the coding sequence ATGACTTCGCATTCACGCCACATCGGGCTTGTCGGCGCCACCGGAATCGGGGTGGGAGCGATCGTTGGCGGAGGCATCTTGGCACTCGCGGGGACTGCGTTTGCAACCACCGGTCCCGCTGCGATGTTGGCGTTCGCGCTGAACGGCGTGATCGCGCTGCTGACCGCACTCAGTCTTGCGGAAATGGCGTCAAAGTTCCCCGAGTCCGGCGGCACTTACACGTTTGCCAAAAAAGCGTTGTCGGTCGAAGCTGCCTTTGCCGTCGGCTGGGTCGTGTGGTTTGCCTCGATCGTCGCCTCGGTGCTGTATGCGATCGGCTTCGCCCACTTTGCCATCATCATGGCCAGCGATCTTTGGCAAGCGTATCGCGGCGACGCTGCAGCCGATTGGCTACACGCCGGGTGGTTCAAAACCGCGGCGGCGATTGCGACAACGGTGTTCTTGGCATTCGGATTGACGCGAAAATCCTCGGGCGGAGGCCACTGGGTGAACGTGGCCAAGGTGGCGGTGTTCGCACTGTTGATCCTGTCAGGCCTAGTTGTGGTCGTCCGCCAAGGCACGATCCAAACGACAACCTCGTTGACACCATTTTTTACCGCTGGCTTTGGCGGATTGATCCAGGCGATGGGCTATACCTTCATCGCACTGCAAGGATTCGATTTGATTGCCGCGGTGGGCGGAGAAGTCCGCCAACCAGCGAAAACGATCCCGCGAGCCATGGTGTTGTCGTTGTTGATTGCGTTGGCGATTTATCTACCGCTGCTGTTTGTGATCACCACGGCCGGAACGCCCCCAGGCCAAACGATCAGCGAACTGGCCCGCGAGAACCCCGAAGGCATCGTCGCGACCGCCGCAGAATCCTACCTCGGTCCGACCGGCTACTGGTTTGTGATTGTCGCAGCCGTGTTGTCGATGTATTCGGCACTACAAGCGAATCTGTTTGCGGCGTCGCGTATTGCTCGAGCGATGGCATCGGATCGTGCGTTACCTCCGATCATGAGCGTCATCAGCGTTCATCGCGGCACTCCGGTGATGGCGATTGTCGTCACGGCCTCGCTCGTCTCGGTGATCACCTTGGTGCTTCCGGATGTGGGAGCCGCTGGTGCTGCGTCGAGTTTGATCTTCCTGGTCACCTTCGCCATTTCCCATCTATTGACGTTTTTGATCCGGCGGCGAAGTCGACGCCATCCGCCACCATTTCGCACACTCTGGTTTCCGATGATCCCGGTCGTCGGCGGGTTTGCGTGCATGGGACTCGCGGTGTTTCAAGGCATCGTGGTTCCCGCTGCGGGGCTAATCACGGTCGGCTGGCTCGCGATTGGCGGACTGTTGTTCCTAGGCCTTTTCGCACAGCGTGCCCGCGTGATGGACATCACCAGCATCGCGATCGATCCTGAACTTTCGACCCTCCGTGGCCGCTCGCCGTTGGTCCTTGTCCCGATCGCCAACCCCAATAACGCCGAAGCCATGATCTCATTGGCCGACGCGTTGGTGCCTGCGGAGATTGGACGCGTGTTGACACAAACCATCGTCGTGCCACCTGCCGATTGGGACTCTGCGACGGATCATGCACCGATTCTGCGGTCGCAAGAAGTGATGCACGAACTGCTGCGAGCCTCGAACGAATCGGGGATTCGCGTCGAAGCGTTGACCACAATCGCCGCCGAACCGATGGCCGAGATCAATCGGGTCGCGAGGTTACATCGCTGTGATTCGGTGCTGCTGGGGTTGAGTAAGATCAGCGAAGATGGCCAGACCGCTCAGCTCGAATCGCTGCTGGGGCAGCTTGACGCCAACGTGGTCATTTTAAGATCCCGCGAAAACTGGCACTTCAAAGATGCACGCCGTGTGCTTGTGCCGATTGCCGGTCGCGGAGGCCATGAACACCTGCTGGCGATGTTGTTGGGAAGCATGAAACGATCGGCACCACGCGACATCACCTTTCTGCGGGTGATGCCGACCGACACTGCGAATGATGCAATCCGACGTGCCAATCGAGACCTACGTCACTTGGCACGTGATCTCTGCTCGCAATCCAGCGTGAAGATCCAGCAGAGCAACCAACCGCTCGAAACGATTGCAAAACAAGCCGACGAGGCTGACGTGTTGATCCTGGGTGTGCAGCGAGTCGGTCGACGAGAAAAACTGTTTGGCAGTTTCATCTGCGAACTGGCCAACCGAACCGATTGCCCCATTATCTTGATCAGCAGCCGCGGATAG
- the serA gene encoding phosphoglycerate dehydrogenase: MHRILVLDNIAQEGLVILDASPNVEYEVRTGLSGEDLRTALNEFDGAILRSGVKITPESLEGNTRMRALVRAGVGTDNIDKPAATRRGIVVMNTPAGNTVSTAEHAFALLLALSRNIPAANQSLVEGRWDRKKYMGTQVAGKTLGIVGMGRIGREVASRAIAFDMKVIAFDPFLTDEQASAIGVKRVATVDEMLPQIDYLTVHTPLTPETKGLISHAQLDKVKPGLRVINAARGGIYDVDALVEGLKSGRLGGVALDVFENEPCTDSPLFGMPNVVCTPHLGASTEEAQTQVAVEGIHLLINYLQTGEIRHSVNVASLDPKTLDELRGFLNVAHRLGLLACQWHGGGIDQVSITYRGEVAGKDTRVVNNAFCAGLLERIVDDANIVNSEMLLRERGIELSEEKHRDKGAFASSITVKVSGGGRSIIVGGAVLGQNMPRLIMLDEYRLESFLDGKLLIFAHKDVPGIIGRVGTVFGTHGINIAQMAVGREGDAPGGSAIGVLNIDGDVPADALAEVEGIDAVTQVKIIDLPKAGELPSWLS, encoded by the coding sequence ATGCATCGCATCCTCGTCCTCGACAATATCGCACAAGAAGGCCTCGTTATCCTCGACGCTTCCCCGAACGTCGAATATGAAGTCCGCACCGGTCTTTCAGGTGAAGACTTACGAACCGCATTGAACGAGTTTGACGGAGCGATTCTTCGCAGCGGAGTGAAAATCACTCCGGAATCGCTTGAGGGCAATACCCGGATGCGTGCGTTGGTACGCGCTGGCGTGGGAACTGACAACATCGACAAACCTGCGGCGACGCGGCGTGGGATCGTCGTGATGAACACGCCCGCCGGCAATACCGTCAGCACGGCGGAGCACGCCTTCGCACTGCTGTTGGCACTGAGCCGCAACATCCCCGCAGCCAACCAAAGCCTGGTCGAAGGACGCTGGGATCGCAAAAAGTACATGGGCACCCAGGTTGCCGGCAAAACGCTCGGGATCGTTGGGATGGGCCGTATCGGACGCGAAGTCGCATCACGAGCGATTGCGTTTGACATGAAGGTCATCGCGTTTGACCCGTTTTTGACCGACGAACAAGCTTCGGCGATCGGTGTGAAACGCGTTGCCACTGTCGATGAGATGTTGCCGCAAATCGACTACCTGACCGTCCACACGCCGCTGACCCCCGAAACCAAGGGGCTGATCAGCCACGCCCAGCTTGACAAAGTCAAACCCGGTTTGCGTGTGATCAACGCGGCTCGCGGTGGCATTTACGACGTCGACGCCTTGGTCGAAGGACTCAAAAGTGGTCGCTTGGGCGGCGTCGCATTGGACGTGTTCGAAAACGAACCGTGCACCGACAGCCCGCTGTTCGGCATGCCCAACGTCGTCTGCACCCCGCACCTCGGGGCCAGCACCGAAGAGGCTCAAACGCAAGTTGCAGTCGAAGGCATCCATTTGCTGATCAACTATTTGCAAACTGGCGAAATCCGCCACAGCGTCAATGTCGCGTCGCTTGACCCAAAGACGCTCGACGAACTGCGCGGGTTCTTGAACGTTGCCCATCGCCTTGGTCTGTTGGCATGCCAATGGCATGGCGGCGGAATCGATCAAGTTTCGATCACCTATCGCGGTGAAGTCGCTGGCAAGGACACGCGTGTGGTCAACAACGCATTTTGTGCGGGGCTGCTCGAACGGATTGTCGATGACGCCAATATCGTCAACTCGGAAATGTTGCTTCGCGAACGTGGCATCGAACTGTCCGAAGAAAAACATCGCGACAAAGGTGCGTTCGCATCGAGCATCACCGTAAAAGTTTCGGGCGGCGGCCGCAGCATCATTGTCGGCGGTGCCGTGCTTGGTCAAAACATGCCACGTTTGATCATGTTGGATGAATACCGTTTGGAATCGTTCCTCGATGGCAAACTGCTGATTTTCGCGCACAAAGACGTGCCCGGAATCATCGGCCGTGTGGGAACCGTGTTTGGCACTCATGGAATCAACATCGCTCAGATGGCTGTGGGCCGCGAAGGCGATGCCCCCGGCGGTTCCGCGATTGGCGTGTTGAATATCGACGGCGACGTTCCCGCCGATGCATTGGCCGAAGTCGAAGGCATCGACGCGGTCACGCAAGTCAAGATTATCGACCTGCCCAAAGCAGGCGAACTACCAAGCTGGTTGTCGTAA
- a CDS encoding bifunctional proline dehydrogenase/L-glutamate gamma-semialdehyde dehydrogenase → MVQALGQDLSTDAERAVSLAAELLEEASKLQTPQERRQQAELDRMIGHAEDKATLVEMTDQAFRTHSPARVADQLTHLLDVQGIPRFFSPVEQAMLKGFQSFGEYLPGVAVPLVKEKMRRETANVILPAEPKLLGEHLRNRQTHGMHMNVNLLGEAILGEQEARRRVDQCYNALRMNDLKCLSVKISTLYSQISPIARRHSIDKVADRLEALYRIALSKADPQTKQSKFVYLDMEEYRDLYLTADILCNALDREAMLNVSAGIALQAYIPDSFDVMMRLIDWSRRRVASGGQPLTIRLVKGANLEMERVDASIQGWPQAPYRSKVETDANYKSMLRVLIDAAAEGVIRVGVASHNLFDVALALLWSDDCNATENVQFEMLEGMANHQRRAISERDKKMVLYAPACFQDSFINAISYLIRRLDENTGPENFLRHTYRLKPDSKEFAMLAQGFRDSLAMIDTVSHTPRRTQDRRVRPQQPPVAEHWTKFVNEPDTDWSLPHNAQWIESVLGKWKDRCDTLDTGSGETRESTDPSRPAVVVCRYSEATLADVEAAVETATAAQADWRGTSVRHRHDLLRSVAQILRERRGDLIATMVADGGKTVLEADPEVSEAIDFCEFYPLTVDHWHRQSGIKLEPRGNVAVVTPWNFPLAIPCGGIAAALAAGNCVLLKPASETVLVAWHLCQAFWDAGVPKDVLQFLPCAGRVAEAGLVKNPQIETVILTGGTSTAKRMLSVRSDLHLLAETGGKNATIVTSMADRDLAVKHVVQSAFGHSGQKCSATSLLLLENDVFEDKTFREMLADAVSSIRVGSSWDLSTKMGPLIKPPQAELNQGLKSLDDDESWLVIPEHIVDNPNLYRPGVKWNIRPGSFTHLTELFGPVLGVMRFSRLEEAIEIVRSTGYGLTSGLESLDDREIALWRDSVHAGNLYINRPTTGAIVLRQPFGGVGLSAYGPGVKAGGPHYVLPLMRVTDGKPAETREPRETFDSDELDRLSSLLEWAEDEAVIDERAAARIQAATATQRVAVENEFSGEHDTFRLIGQDNIRRYRSTQAMNLRFAPADSISDIWISLSAAIAVRTQVTLSIDPALSDAVKDLLEKVADEFPGLVHPIEESESELVERITAGEVGRLRLLGSTKASEVDAACAESFVTVIREPVVVEAAVECLRYLDEQSISHDYHRYGNPGRRAGEKRAEVL, encoded by the coding sequence ATGGTTCAGGCTTTGGGGCAAGATTTATCGACCGATGCGGAACGTGCCGTCTCGCTCGCCGCCGAATTGCTCGAAGAGGCGAGCAAACTACAGACACCCCAAGAACGGCGTCAGCAAGCCGAATTGGATCGCATGATCGGACACGCCGAGGACAAGGCGACGCTGGTCGAAATGACCGACCAAGCCTTTCGCACGCACTCGCCCGCCCGGGTGGCGGACCAATTGACTCATCTGTTGGACGTGCAAGGGATTCCGCGTTTTTTCAGCCCCGTCGAGCAGGCGATGCTGAAGGGGTTCCAGTCGTTTGGCGAGTACCTGCCCGGCGTCGCGGTGCCGTTGGTGAAAGAAAAAATGCGGCGTGAGACCGCCAATGTGATTTTGCCGGCGGAACCGAAATTGTTGGGCGAGCATCTTCGCAATCGCCAAACGCATGGCATGCACATGAACGTCAACCTGCTCGGCGAGGCGATCTTGGGCGAACAGGAGGCTCGTCGGCGAGTGGATCAGTGTTACAACGCGCTGCGGATGAACGATCTGAAATGTCTGTCGGTCAAGATCTCGACATTGTATAGCCAGATCTCGCCGATCGCGCGGCGACACTCGATCGACAAAGTGGCGGATCGGCTCGAGGCCCTCTACCGGATCGCGCTCAGCAAGGCGGACCCACAGACGAAGCAAAGTAAATTCGTTTACTTGGACATGGAAGAGTATCGCGACCTGTATTTGACCGCGGACATCTTGTGTAACGCACTGGATCGCGAGGCGATGCTGAATGTGTCTGCGGGAATCGCACTGCAAGCTTACATTCCCGATTCGTTCGACGTGATGATGCGGTTAATCGATTGGTCACGCCGTCGCGTTGCAAGCGGCGGACAACCGCTGACGATTCGCTTGGTCAAAGGCGCTAATCTGGAAATGGAGCGTGTTGACGCGTCGATTCAAGGTTGGCCCCAGGCGCCGTATCGATCCAAAGTGGAAACCGATGCGAACTACAAATCGATGCTGCGTGTGTTGATTGATGCTGCGGCCGAAGGGGTGATCCGCGTTGGCGTTGCCTCACACAACCTGTTCGATGTTGCACTCGCGCTTCTTTGGTCGGATGATTGCAATGCGACCGAGAACGTGCAGTTTGAAATGCTCGAAGGGATGGCGAACCATCAGCGTCGGGCGATCTCCGAACGCGACAAAAAAATGGTGCTCTATGCACCTGCATGTTTCCAAGACAGTTTCATCAATGCGATCAGTTATTTAATTCGTCGATTGGACGAGAACACGGGGCCCGAAAACTTCCTGCGGCATACCTATCGGCTAAAACCCGACAGCAAGGAATTTGCGATGCTTGCTCAGGGGTTCAGAGACTCGTTGGCGATGATCGACACCGTGTCTCATACGCCCCGTCGAACCCAAGATCGACGGGTGCGACCGCAGCAACCACCGGTGGCCGAGCACTGGACCAAGTTCGTCAACGAACCGGATACCGATTGGTCGCTGCCTCACAACGCACAATGGATTGAATCGGTGCTGGGCAAATGGAAAGATCGCTGCGACACGCTCGACACCGGCAGTGGCGAGACGCGTGAATCGACCGATCCGTCGCGTCCAGCAGTGGTGGTGTGTCGCTATTCGGAAGCCACGTTGGCGGACGTCGAGGCGGCAGTCGAGACGGCTACGGCGGCTCAGGCCGATTGGAGAGGAACCAGCGTCCGGCATCGTCATGACTTACTGCGAAGCGTGGCTCAGATCCTACGTGAGCGACGTGGTGATTTGATTGCGACGATGGTTGCCGACGGCGGGAAAACCGTGCTCGAGGCCGACCCCGAAGTCAGTGAAGCGATCGACTTTTGCGAGTTCTATCCGTTGACCGTCGATCATTGGCATCGTCAATCCGGAATCAAACTCGAGCCCCGCGGTAACGTGGCGGTGGTCACGCCATGGAATTTTCCCTTGGCGATTCCCTGCGGCGGGATCGCCGCGGCGCTAGCGGCTGGAAATTGTGTGCTGCTAAAACCCGCCTCCGAAACCGTGCTGGTCGCCTGGCATTTGTGCCAAGCGTTCTGGGATGCCGGCGTTCCTAAGGACGTGTTGCAGTTCTTGCCGTGCGCGGGACGTGTTGCCGAAGCAGGACTGGTCAAGAACCCGCAGATTGAAACGGTCATTTTGACTGGCGGCACCTCGACGGCAAAACGCATGCTTTCGGTGCGAAGTGATCTGCATCTGTTAGCGGAAACGGGTGGCAAAAACGCCACGATCGTCACATCGATGGCTGATCGTGACTTGGCGGTCAAGCATGTCGTGCAGTCTGCGTTTGGACACAGCGGGCAAAAATGTAGTGCCACATCGCTGTTGTTACTTGAAAACGATGTGTTTGAAGACAAAACGTTCCGCGAGATGTTGGCCGACGCCGTCTCGAGCATCCGAGTGGGATCCAGTTGGGATTTGTCGACAAAGATGGGGCCGTTGATCAAACCGCCTCAAGCCGAGTTGAACCAAGGGCTGAAATCGCTTGACGATGATGAGTCATGGTTGGTGATTCCCGAGCACATTGTCGACAACCCGAATCTGTATCGTCCCGGCGTCAAGTGGAATATTCGTCCAGGAAGCTTTACGCATCTGACCGAGCTGTTCGGACCAGTGCTCGGCGTGATGCGGTTCTCGCGGTTGGAAGAGGCGATCGAGATCGTGCGTTCGACGGGCTACGGATTGACCAGCGGATTGGAAAGCTTGGATGATCGCGAGATCGCGTTGTGGCGTGATTCGGTTCACGCTGGCAACCTGTACATCAACCGTCCGACAACCGGAGCGATCGTGTTGCGGCAACCCTTTGGCGGTGTCGGCTTGAGTGCCTATGGGCCGGGCGTCAAAGCAGGCGGTCCGCACTACGTGTTGCCGCTGATGCGAGTGACCGACGGAAAGCCAGCGGAGACGCGGGAACCTCGCGAGACGTTCGATTCGGATGAACTGGACCGCTTGAGTTCGTTGTTGGAATGGGCCGAAGATGAAGCGGTGATCGACGAACGGGCAGCAGCTCGAATTCAAGCGGCGACCGCCACGCAGCGAGTGGCGGTCGAAAATGAGTTTTCCGGCGAGCACGACACGTTTCGTTTGATCGGACAAGACAATATTCGCCGCTACCGATCGACGCAAGCAATGAATCTTCGCTTCGCTCCGGCCGATTCGATTTCAGATATTTGGATTTCGTTGTCGGCGGCGATTGCGGTTAGAACGCAAGTGACCTTATCGATCGATCCCGCGTTGTCCGATGCGGTCAAAGATCTATTAGAGAAGGTCGCCGACGAATTCCCTGGCTTGGTGCATCCGATCGAAGAATCGGAATCCGAGTTGGTCGAGCGGATTACGGCGGGCGAAGTCGGTCGGCTGCGGCTGCTCGGTTCGACGAAGGCAAGTGAAGTCGATGCGGCGTGTGCAGAGTCTTTCGTAACCGTGATTCGCGAGCCGGTGGTTGTCGAAGCCGCAGTGGAATGTTTGCGATACCTCGACGAGCAATCGATCTCGCACGACTACCACCGCTACGGCAACCCCGGCCGCCGCGCCGGCGAAAAACGAGCCGAGGTGCTTTAG
- the serC gene encoding 3-phosphoserine/phosphohydroxythreonine transaminase, with product MSATATAQRVFNFSAGPAAMPLSVLQQLQEEMLCLPGAGCSLMEMSHRDQAFVDILHDAENNIRSLLNISDDYAVLFLQGGATLQFSMIPANLIRGTEKTGQYLVTGSWGKKAVGEAKKEGNVEVIYDAKESNYNHVPAAGDYKVRDDAGYLYYCSNETIQGVQFQSEPECPAGVPLVCDASSDFLSRPLDVNKYGILYACAQKNAGPAGVTVVIIRRDLVDSAKAELPGYLNYKNHAEADSEWNTPPTFAIYALGKVARWLANDIGGLDAMAKLNEQKSQLLYDVIDSHSEFYQGHAVDCCRSKMNVTFNLPSDELLKKFVSEAQTHDLASLKGHRSVGGIRASVYNAMPIEGAETLAKFMTDFAKKNG from the coding sequence ATGAGTGCTACCGCGACTGCTCAGCGCGTCTTCAACTTCTCCGCTGGTCCTGCTGCGATGCCCCTTTCGGTACTGCAGCAATTACAAGAGGAAATGCTGTGTCTGCCCGGCGCAGGTTGCTCGTTGATGGAAATGAGCCACCGAGACCAAGCATTTGTCGATATTTTGCACGATGCCGAGAACAACATCCGCTCGCTGCTGAACATCAGCGACGACTACGCGGTGCTGTTCCTGCAAGGAGGCGCGACGCTGCAATTTTCGATGATTCCCGCAAATCTGATCCGCGGCACCGAAAAAACGGGCCAATACCTTGTCACCGGTTCTTGGGGCAAAAAGGCGGTCGGCGAAGCGAAAAAGGAAGGCAACGTCGAAGTCATCTACGACGCCAAAGAATCCAATTACAACCACGTCCCCGCCGCAGGCGACTACAAAGTCCGCGATGACGCCGGGTACTTGTACTACTGCAGCAACGAAACCATCCAAGGCGTTCAGTTTCAATCCGAACCTGAGTGCCCCGCCGGCGTGCCATTGGTCTGTGACGCGTCGAGCGATTTCCTGTCGCGACCATTGGACGTCAACAAGTACGGCATCCTGTACGCATGTGCTCAAAAGAATGCCGGGCCTGCCGGAGTGACGGTTGTCATTATCCGCCGCGATTTGGTCGACAGCGCCAAAGCCGAGCTGCCAGGTTACTTGAACTACAAGAACCACGCCGAAGCCGATTCGGAATGGAATACGCCACCGACGTTTGCCATTTACGCCCTTGGCAAAGTCGCACGCTGGTTGGCCAACGATATCGGCGGCCTCGACGCGATGGCGAAACTGAACGAGCAAAAATCGCAACTGCTCTACGATGTGATCGATTCGCACAGCGAATTCTACCAAGGTCACGCGGTCGATTGCTGTCGATCGAAGATGAACGTCACGTTCAACTTGCCCAGCGATGAACTGCTGAAAAAATTCGTCAGCGAAGCCCAAACCCATGATCTGGCCAGCTTGAAGGGTCACCGCAGTGTCGGTGGCATCCGAGCGAGCGTTTACAACGCAATGCCGATCGAAGGCGCCGAAACGCTGGCCAAATTCATGACCGACTTTGCCAAAAAGAACGGCTAG
- a CDS encoding ThuA domain-containing protein, with product MSLRTLLWLLLPVCVAAPVLAEQPHVVMLIAEREYETDQTLPKFAEQHLQDRYRTTMVFAKPDDKNTLDGIDAVKDADVLLISVRRRALPESQLDLIRDYVASGKPVIGIRTANHAFSLRKEEPPAGHDQWIDWDAKVFGGSYTNHYGNDLKAKVTFRSDGAIPKTLLDGIRTQPFFAGGSLYKVAPLAEAAVVLMDGKVEGQGSEPVAWTFTRADGGKSFYTSLGHRDDFAGDVLPTLLKNAIRWSLEESKIKK from the coding sequence ATGAGTCTTCGCACGCTGCTTTGGTTACTGCTTCCTGTCTGTGTCGCCGCTCCCGTATTAGCCGAACAACCTCACGTCGTGATGTTGATCGCAGAACGTGAATACGAAACCGATCAAACGCTTCCCAAGTTTGCGGAACAACACCTGCAGGATCGCTATCGAACGACGATGGTGTTTGCCAAGCCAGACGACAAAAACACGCTCGATGGAATCGACGCAGTCAAGGACGCCGATGTGTTGTTGATCAGTGTTCGCCGCCGAGCGCTTCCCGAGTCTCAATTGGATCTAATTCGCGACTATGTCGCCAGCGGCAAACCGGTGATTGGCATCCGCACCGCGAACCATGCCTTCTCGCTGCGGAAAGAAGAACCGCCAGCCGGGCACGACCAATGGATCGATTGGGACGCCAAAGTCTTTGGCGGCAGCTACACCAATCACTATGGCAATGATCTTAAAGCAAAGGTCACCTTTCGCAGCGACGGCGCGATCCCTAAAACCCTTCTCGATGGCATCCGCACGCAGCCGTTTTTCGCGGGCGGCTCGCTCTACAAAGTCGCTCCGCTTGCCGAGGCCGCCGTTGTGCTGATGGATGGCAAAGTGGAAGGGCAGGGGAGTGAGCCGGTGGCATGGACCTTCACTCGAGCCGATGGTGGCAAATCGTTTTATACCTCGCTGGGTCACCGCGATGACTTCGCCGGCGATGTGCTGCCAACGCTACTGAAAAACGCCATCCGTTGGTCGCTCGAGGAATCGAAGATCAAGAAATAG
- a CDS encoding carboxypeptidase regulatory-like domain-containing protein — protein sequence MYRFSVYVVLFAVFTGCASEEKPDGLPVLYPAEVTVHQGGAPLAGASVQLISTDPSLSKWVSGGSTNENGEAVIMTHGKYLGAPAGKFKVTVNKTQIEGSATGNDPGSSNETKMFDLVDAKYRAVTTTPIEVEVTAGENKLDAIEVGAAVKDAAAKL from the coding sequence ATGTATCGTTTTTCAGTTTATGTCGTACTGTTCGCAGTGTTTACAGGGTGTGCTTCCGAAGAAAAACCTGATGGGCTTCCCGTGCTCTATCCGGCCGAGGTTACCGTGCATCAAGGAGGCGCCCCGTTGGCCGGCGCCAGCGTCCAGCTCATTTCAACTGACCCCTCGCTTAGCAAGTGGGTCTCAGGCGGAAGCACGAACGAGAACGGCGAAGCCGTGATCATGACGCATGGAAAGTACCTTGGTGCGCCGGCGGGTAAGTTTAAAGTGACCGTGAACAAGACTCAGATCGAAGGTAGTGCGACAGGCAACGACCCAGGATCTTCAAACGAAACCAAAATGTTCGATCTTGTTGACGCCAAGTACCGAGCAGTGACCACCACCCCGATCGAAGTCGAAGTCACCGCCGGCGAAAACAAGCTGGACGCGATCGAGGTCGGCGCGGCGGTCAAAGACGCAGCGGCGAAGCTGTAG